cgctgaccccaataagaaacaatactgactacttacctgggattgAAGATAAGCGATACGAAACTGtttttgggctccagaatcttcaatcgAGGAACCTTCTAGGCACGGAAAAAGACCATATCCCCATgttcctaaaaaacaaagaaaagcagtGAGTTGGGAACAAGTGGAAGTACCTACAGCTGAAATGttatatcaataggaaatactgtgtgtagaccactaaccagctttgaaacatatagcGCTATAAATACATGTCACAGACTCTTTCTAACTTACAGGGTCCTGTTGGAACACAAACTCCCCAACTAACCCAACTGTACTTGTCTTGGGAAATGGACTCAAACCTCAATCCCTGAGCAAGATTGGCtggacatattccaaataatcacaaaatgctcaataagcaataaatacaattgtaacccCCATCTCTACCTGAAGGTATCCCCTACAAGCAAAGGCCCCAACCGGTTGTACCAGACTAAGCAACAGAAGCAGCACTGATTGATACCATGgttgatgaatgaatggatccaacaaATATGGCAACGCAGTAACTGCACTGATTCAATAgaccacacatacaaagcaatgttctgtgtacttaataggctgtgtatgtagtgcacatctaattagaaataaatgccatataaacctcactcatcaacaagggacacttcccctttaacagcagggaacagaggtgactttcCACatggggatttgacagttggtttagtccgttggttggcactgtggtgagaggtaagcaAACTTTCCCTCTGGGCATTTTTTAGCCAAGTAACCCTTATTTTAGTGCAAAGAGAGGGGGAATTGGGGCGATATCTGCCCCCCAGGCTAGCGGGTGTTGTgcctctcactgattttagtgagtTTGGAGATTTTTTCCCTAACttgtgcttgggagatgcctttaatcttagtgttGGTAGGGAGACACAGACCCTGGATTTGGCAATTAATGCAGGACTGTCGGCAGATATTCACATTATCTACTGAaggtaacatttggggacccctgtaccacAACATAAGCTGATTAATTTGTGTTCCCAGtattgacaggctccttagagatttgcccTTTGCCCCCTGGGTGTATGATGAGCCCTGCTCtgatgtaccaacattgtagctaaatacatgttccctttatccaagtctggaactaggggagaACAGCAGatgcacgtgccatggggacagttcgGGGATGATAGCAAATAAGTGGAGGACATAcagcaaggtcccatagaagagaggagacttcaccctagggatttgacagttggtttagtccgttggttggatctgtgttaagtgtatattctATCTGAGAGATTTTCTGAcaaataacctttactatagtaaaaGAAAGACAGGAAAAGGTAGGGTGATGCCCCCAGACTAGCAGATGAGGCTCCTCTCCCTGatgttagtgaatttggagacttttcccataaaatgtgcttgggagatgcctttaatgttagtgctggttgggagacacagaccaggatttggcagttattcAGGGCTTTCAGCAaattgactgtgtgaggaaacttccagcattctagaaACTGAGGCCCAATACCTGCTAGAAGTGACACAAAGCTCaagtttaggggaaaaaaagatttctgccttcctctgtattatataggaaatattaagtactaaattcattaacttgcctttttattctcttttctatacagattgctacagtgctttTCCTGAATTTTTGGACAGCGACTTCTGTGCTTGACACCTGCCTAATAACATCTgggtttttttggcttctccattgttcagttAATAACATCttcatctgaacagtgtaagagagagccaggggttccttagggaagGCCCCCCTCGGGgtggcccggccttgtgccgccccctatTATTTTTCCCCTTAGGAGAATCTTCTTTAAaaggtaatcttgcaaattcaactgatacagcacatgatttcttcttcagcgaGTCTGTCctaaattcacttgggggggtggagtcccacgtggctttgtgcatatgaacccatacggttactgtatatgggatttatAAGTAGCAAATCCATCAGCAGCATTGATAATGGGCTTTTATCATTGagtggaacaatgtttcatataAATGGGGGAATACagataaggaaataaatggatggcctgccttttagttaacttttagtatgttataggatggctaattctaagcaactttcaattggtcttcattaaagtttttaaaagctgctgaaaaaaagctaaataactcaaaaatcacaaacgATAACCGAAtgaaaattgtctgagaatatcaccctctacatcatacaaacaaatcatttaaaggtgaacaaaccctttaactgtgACTTAATTTTGCCTGATTATGTCCATTTGTCCTTTTAGATTTCGACGATGGAGAAATCATTGAGAAATCCATCTCTCAAGGTAATGCCTGTGTGTAAAAAGATCttctctcatctgaactggtgtttccatttcactcttctatataagctctccataagcagctgtctgtctgtctgtactgttttctttatacatataggtgggagctgccataccatttCCTCTGTGCAGGTCCAGACATCCAGGGAATACAATCactatgtttttttccttttcagaataaaatgtccttattcctggcatgtttgccccatagaaaccccaaacccttttctgtctATACTCTCCTCAGAGCGAGACTGACTATGAGCAGCATTTAGAGCCCTTTAGTATTCTGTCACTAATGCTCTTTCCTTTCACTTacagacgctgtactccgtcctgaagaACTTCAGGGAGGAATATACAGACTTTGAGGCCCTtgcctcttattacggtaaaatccaATATTCTTTATCAGTTCCTAATGTTGTTagttttattatatgtgaattcctttcaccctttagctcagtatttaatggaaatgtgtttttcttgcaGAAGATCACTACCAGGACCAAAACAGCAAGAACCTCAacctgtaagtaaaacataaatggacatgttgggaatcatttgcaagggcaataaggctggaaaatattttattaaagggcacctatgacagccaaaatcaaacacattttaacaatctgaccagtacaacctaaacacatttaatcaaactacatatatagttttttgaaaaaaactgcaagtcttaaaaaatcccttactttgtcaaatgggttctttcactgagggaggccatactgagactataacagactctaatatgcaaatttcaagagcatgctcagattgtagcactgccttgagtattctacccagaatgcctagctttagtaaactcctccactagaagtatcacgagatttccctatcttgtcccctgctggtgatgttattatgctaATGAAGGTCACACaacttccagaaggtggcagcagTACTGTACAGctgctaacacagaggtttggctgatttgaaaatagcttagaagggttgctaagcaataaaggaatttcaactgagcatgtgcgagatttccaagctgcagttggctgggaagatataggtaggaggagccagtgaaatccaagatgcctgcctctgctagaactgcagtggagataggggagaacTTGCAGAACGTaaagtgagctgatgatttacattatgcaaacaattctgttttaaaaatcggatttcttgaactttcacatagtgtatttacttagtaaatgattttagttatgattggtgccctttaatgctcagtggtatttttctttttcagaaaacactTCCTTCTTACATGTGTTGAGGACCCGAGGATGAGGGCTAAGGAGAACATTGCCCAATACATTTTAATGCTCGACtcactggtatgtaatgcagaatagatgttttgataaatagggaacaaatgatattagattgccagctcttatctcacgcttctttctttatgttacaggaagtgctcAAGAGGGAACGTGCCGCCCTCAAGAatgccaagctgcctcctgtaagtgtcactagtattattattattattattattataataggagaggttattattcactgtgtgtctctataataattaagaacaatattatttattctctctcctgctcccctgggagggggggggggcatctaaAGTCAACCATCCAAGTGGCATTTTCAACAGCAATAAAAATGGGGTTATGCACAGACACTACGTAGAGTTTTATCACAAGGGGCCACATGGGCACAATAATGGCACTGGTACAAAGAAGCGCTTAACActgactctcttcttccacagggtCATCCAACACGACTGCAAAACCGGAGGCAGAACTACGAGTATCTGCGGCTGCAGAGTGTAAGTTCACCTGGACAACTGTACATTGGGGTGATTTGGGGGCGCACTGGtttttctccctatgatgagaaaaggctgatGCTCATAATTACAATGCCTCAACATCAACTGCCGGCGGGGAATCCCACACCATCACTGCCCTAAGCATATAAAGGTAAGCACACGTACAGGCATAATCctaattgtctcctttctttcccctttgctcctatccttgtgcctcccctgtGCTCACAGACCATCAAACATCACTTTCGGCATTTTCACATCGAGCTCTTGAGGGAGGAGAAGCTGCGGGAAGCTGCTGGGTATGTACtttgcaattaacactttcaattacagttactggcacataacatatttaaaaaaatagatgttttctcatagctctgggtgctttggccatactaataataaatagcacagaaacttgtggaacttttttaggtccctacaaccatagcacgtatctctgcatgtatcactgggtgaaacccagcatggaacttactcagctcagtaactgcccaatgtgttacagtagggacaggtgtgtagcaGGTATAATGTTATTACTTAGGTACAAGTCTATCTGGCTATTTTAATCCTCCAGTGATCAGAActgtagttgcaatactttggaaacaaatgACAATAATGactcaatattttacattttcttccctaaaacctagtaagaaacaaacagaaaaacaaaagccTGCAACTAAAGAAAAGGAGGATGGAGCcactgcagcagcagaagaggaagccCTTGCTTCACAGGGGAAAGAAGAAGGAGCAAAAgagaaagaggaggaggaagaagcagcTCCTGGAGAAGAACAGCAAGCTCTTGAAGAGAATGAGAAAGAGGGAGCAGAAGAAGGAGGTCCTCCAGAAGATCAAgcccctgcagtggaggagaagatgGAGGAGCAATCTCCTGCAGTGCAAGAACAGGTAGgaagaaagaggaaaagaaatgaagagcaaGCACCAGCAGCCGAGAATAAAGAAGAGGGATCagatggagaagaagaagctcctCCGGAGGAAGAAAGGCTGACCCTCCGGAAACGGCCAAGGAAGGACTACAGAGGATTTAGGTAATGTATCTAATTATTGGCTATTGCTTTTCATCTGCAGATGCCCCATGTTGGCGAGTGCAACTCTATTTCACTTCCTGCTGTACCAATCATATGGGCTATCTGCCCGAATGAGTAGAATAATAGAATGGCGGCCACAGTGGGTATGGCTCCTTGTACACTCACGTGCTGAATGGTCATGGTGCGTAACTGCTAGGTCGTTGTAGGGGTGCCTTTAGGTTGTGCCAGGTACTCTGGGTAAGAATCCAGCCAAGACTACAGATATCAGTTCTGGTTCTCTAGTAGGCCAATGAGGGGGGAGGTAGGTAACTCTGATAGGACTGCTGTAGCATTGGCTCACATATCCACCTTTGGGAATGGGTTTCTCACTGGAAGCAAGACTGGCACCAGttgatcaatataaaaataaaaggtgcCATGCCAGGTAGCTGATATGCTATAGAGCCAGAATGAgccttttatataataaaaaaacaagtattagtctgtaattaattcttattttatcaatttctaaactttttcttttcagctttccacCAGAAGACTCTTCAGACTGTTCTGCTGCCACCGACCCAACCCTGCTCCTTGCATGCCTTCTGTGGCTGTTTGTacatatttgtgtgtttgtgtgtgtctatgtgtttctgtgagtgtttgtctatgtttgtgtgtgtctgtgtctagccatgatccagggtataaaccgactgccgtttgaaggagtcaggaaggaatttttaccctcAGTTCAAATTGGCCAAGtgctggggttttttgccttcctctggatcatcagcTGTTGATTATTGTTGATGCCCAACAATAATTGgatatttaaatcaataaatctcCTGTTCCCACCAACAGGTTTCCCATAAACATGTCTCTGTATTTATTGAATAACTATGGTGAATATTTAAGGGAGGGTCTCCTGTCCCTCATTCTGCTTAAGCTGACTGACCAATTGTGTGAAGGGATGTGCGTTTGTGTGTATCTAAATAATACTGCTGGGGCTGATgaacatctgcaagtgcagaacAGGGTTGGGTAAAACTGTGTGGTGTTGCTCATAGAGGGGTTAATTGAAGAACTGGATggtttaatatctctgcaggtgaGTTGCTACAGTGAGTTCTGCTGTGGGACTTGGCTAATATGTACATGATGGGGCTGAAAGACACAGATATAAGGTCATTCTACCTACTATAGTATTATACATACTGaatgattaaaatgtattaaatattgctTTACTCAATAGACCATGAGCCAACAGAATTTCTAAGATTGTGCCCCATTGATACTATAACAGGCATTTAACAAATGAATGTGGTTGATATAGGGGGATGTTTATGATGGATTCGTTTTTAGGtaactctctgtacaggttatgagaaGCTTTTGTGGTGGTAGTGGTGGTGGGGGTCCTGCTAATGGACAGAGAAGCATTCCATTCCTTCTCACCCCCACACAATCCCCTCTAAGGCCGACTGTCAGCAGAATTAAATCCTGTAGCAACACAGTACTCCACATTCAGAACTCCATGGACTTTGTCAACAAAATGCATGAGGTAAAACAGGAGACCAATGAGACTATGGGGTCCTATGATGTTACATCTCTTTTCACGCGCATACCCACATCTGAGATAATTGGAATGCAATTAAAagataatgtgtgtatgtaactTCTTTGACTTACCTGGATGGGGTATCTGTTCCTGCAAGCATTGCTGAGATCAGTGATCACAATCTCGACACCTTTAATCCGAGTCAAATCAATGGCACCACGGAAAGAGTATTTTCTGGAAAGGAAAGGACAGTATATAAGTATAAAGGAACATACTGGGGGAGCTGGTACTGTGTATTATTCGACATGTGCCAATACAGTTAACAAATAGTGACAGATGTTTATAAACCAAGTGAGAATGAGGAGTCcattgatattgggaagttgctaagagatacattgtttcaaaagtcagaatcagcagtTCAGAAAACAGAAAGAGAGtaacagccaatcaaaatgacagttacacatgactaTAAACTTAGggagaatgaggaattaatagaaatttggaagttgcttagagttacatcGTTTAAGGGtcagaggtacattgtttcaggagttagaatcagcagttcagagaacataaaagaatgaggaatgaatggatattgaaaACTGCTTAGAGGTACGTTGTTTCAGGACTAAGAACCAGCAGTTCggagaatagaaaaaaatgagtaatgaatggatattggaaagctgcttagagttacattgtttcaggagtctgaaccagcagttcagagaatagaaaagaatgaggaatgaaAGGATATTGGAAAAATTGcttagaggtacattgtttcaggcGTTATAACCAGCAATTCAGAGgacagaaaagaatgaagaatgaatggatattgggaagctgcttagaattacatttttatcagccaaaaaagtttttgaatggagttcctctttaaccctttcactgccagccaatttggctgatttggtacttttattgcaggaccattttttaacattttgcgctctttcactttaggggcctttcctgggcgggtcttttagtttacccagaaaaacaatatatagttttttaggacagcctaagctttcaaaatatgctagaattttggtgtaattccacttctgtaaaaagatattggtttctaaggggccgattcactaagggttgaatatagagggttaattaaccctcgatattcgactgggaattaaaatccttcgacttcgaatatcgaagttgaaggattttagcgcaaatagtgcgatcgaaggattattccttcgatcgaacgataaaatccttcgaatcgaacgattcgaaggattttaatccaacgatcaaaggaatatccttcaattaaaaaaagttagccaagcctgtggggaccttcctacctaacattgagttcggtagcttttagatggcgaactaaggggttgaagttttttcttaaagagacagtacttagactatcgaatggtcgaacgatttttagttcgaatccttcgattcgaagtcgtagtcttagtcgaaggtcgtagtagcccattcgatggtcgaagtagcccaaaaaacacttcgaaattcgaagtttttttacttcaaatccttcactctaagttagtgaatcggcccctaagtgtctaaaaaatgaaagaaaaatcatgtttcccataaatcaaacacatatatcagaaacacaatttatttatgtaagagaacacagcagatttgcaaatgttttctatgtctcctgaatgcgccaataccatatatatatgatcctaatatccttatataatttaaagtagggagTATGTTGTCTCTTTTAGTATATGAATGATTCTCATAGatctctgtataactcaacctgcagcctcatgactttatatggtcacagaacccctcagtgaaagCAAATATCCTTAACATTTACGGTGGGGGGGGCACACAATCTCTTAAAATACCTGTGTGATACTTAGGGTCCACTGTATAACTTAGTCCACCGTCTTGTCTCTTttatgatcacagaacccctcagttacaTATAACACCCATATCatttagggggtacagtatcccttatagtcCCCTGTATCACTTAGCCTGTAGCTctgtgcctttacatggtcacaacctctcagtgacttctaatatccatacaatttacagtggggttgcagtatcccttataatacgagtgatagtCAACTgactaactcagcctgcagccatatgcatttatatggtccTGAACCCCTCAATGGcttttaatatccttaaaatttacagtgggggtacattatcccatataatacttggatgatactcagagttccctctataactcagcctgcagccttgtgcctttatatggtgacaaaACCCCTCAgcgacatctaatatccttataaattaccgaaagggggtacataatcccttataatacacaaaagccatgaatatcctgtaaataatatccttataaacggtgagttctgatgtcatcagttataaacggtgagttctgatgtcatttctgtcacatgactcattgaaatttgtgtattataataaataaagtacccccagttgtaaaatatgaggatattagaagttacctcggagttccatgacctgtataaaaacactcggccttcggcctcgtgtttttatatggtcatgaaactcctcggtaacttataatatccctatactttataaaagggggtactttattcactatataatacacaagtgatactccgagatccctgtataactcagcctgcagccttgtgcgtttatatggccacagaattCCTcaatgatttctaatatccttataatttacagtaggagtaCATTAgtcattataatacatgagtgatcatcaaaagttccctgaataacttctaacccctcagcgacttctaatatatttataatttacaatgagGGTTCagtatcctttataatacatgagtgatagtctCCTGtttaactcaacctgcagccttgtgcctttatatggttgcaGAATCAACCGCTTAGTGAAATcgaatatccttattatttacagtagggggtacagtttCACTTGCATCCATCTATTTCAGATAAAGATGTCTAGATGGTCTGCCTGCATATAAAGGGGATCATTTGCAAGgtgcaacaaaatgttttgtttgtactttgcatttagcCCTATGGGCTGCACCCAAAGAGCTGTGCCTTATTATGAATACACTGAATTCTAAGAGGAAGAGTGGTGAACAGTGAGAGTTTCCAGGTAGCCACATCGCTTGTGCTTCATTCAAGCAACAGGCTAGGATGTACCTGGGTCTGCAAGACACAGAAAAGACATAATTAATAACTAACTATTGCAAGTGTTAAGCACAGAGTTGCCTTGCAGATGACGTGCTACGCTCTGATCTTCGCAACAGATTTTTAATCTACTCTAAATGCTGAGTGCAACAACTGCCCTGGAAGCAAGTGTTCTGTTCATAAAGGGGCACAATTTTACActtcttagtgctcttgcatttggTCTGGGTAATGATAATTGATCCAAAAGAGTTTAAATTCATGAAGAAAAAATGAAATTGCCAGATTAGTGTGGAAAAGTGTAGAAGCTATTGTAATACACAACTGGTGTGCATTCTGGGGCTACATAGCCCTGATGTTAAACTGTATAATTTAAAAGAATTAGATCTCAATGCGCAGCTCTAAATCAGGCAGAGCAAATTTCTATATATGTGAAGGGAAGGCTGTGAAATCCTTttcagtagatgattttgttaCTGCTAGAGATGGTCCATGGACGGAATATTAATACTGAAACAGGAATCTGACCAATAACTCTACCTTTCCACTTGAAGAGTGATCATGcaaaatattacatattcatattcataaatCATCCTGTGCCAATATTCAGCCTGTGTCTATTCAGCTTTCTTTAACCATCCCTCAtctgtgtttctaatatagttagttaggcaaaaatgtaatgtataaaggctggagtaactggatgtgtaacataacagaacactacttcctgcttttcagctctctaaatctgagtTAGTTAGCAACTTGAGGGGGCAACATggacataagtgttcagtgagtttgcaattgatcctcagcattcagctcatattcaaaagcaaacagttatgacccatgtgacccccctcaagtcactgcctggtagaaaccaagagagctgcaaagcagggagTTGTGttctgacatccagtcactccagcctttatacattacatttttggctaactaatgtaactctaatctgggctatccagaccacaagtagTTAATTGTCCAGCTAATGGtaaggagcatgggttacatttggactcacacatcaggaccAGGGCCTTCGTTAAGTGGAAGTCTCCCATAaag
The sequence above is a segment of the Xenopus laevis strain J_2021 chromosome 8L, Xenopus_laevis_v10.1, whole genome shotgun sequence genome. Coding sequences within it:
- the LOC121397284 gene encoding myb-like protein X → MEKSLRNPSLKTLYSVLKNFREEYTDFEALASYYEDHYQDQNSKNLNLKHFLLTCVEDPRMRAKENIAQYILMLDSLEVLKRERAALKNAKLPPGHPTRLQNRRQNYEYLRLQSTIKHHFRHFHIELLREEKLREAAGKKQTEKQKPATKEKEDGATAAAEEEALASQGKEEGAKEKEEEEEAAPGEEQQALEENEKEGAEEGGPPEDQAPAVEEKMEEQSPAVQEQVGRKRKRNEEQAPAAENKEEGSDGEEEAPPEEERLTLRKRPRKDYRGFSFPPEDSSDCSAATDPTLLLACLLWLFVHICVFVCVYVFL